The genomic region GGCCCTAGGGGTTAGGGGCTGCCCCTAGTCGTCTGGTACCTGCCCCTGGGGTGATTAGGGACAGGGAATAATGGGTCCAAGCCAGTGTGTAAGAGCCCATTAGAGGAGGTGGTATAGGCGTGGACTCTGGGTGTGAAAGGCTGCTTATTCTCTCCAGGAACTGGCTagtcctgggaggggcagtcgTCCCAGGGTCAGCAAAGGCCCCAGGTATCAAAGCATCAGAAatacagaaagtgaaaagacGTGATGAATTCAACCTCAAAAACATGATACTAAATGAAAGACGCCAGACAGACATGTGGTGTGATTCCGTTTTTATGCCATATCCAGAATGGATCactccatggagacagaaagtggactggtggttgccaggggtaggGCTcggggggaggctggggaggaaggagtgaGGAGACTGCTTCGTGGGTACAAGGTTTCCCCCTGGGGTGACGATGAAGATGTTTTGGAATGAAAAGACGTGATGGTCGCACAACGCTGCGAATGTACCGAACGCCAGTGAATCGTACACTTGACAGTGGTTAACCttctgttatgtgaatttcacttcgATTTTTCCTAAGAGGTTAGAACTCAGGTCTGCCGGTTCCCATGGAGGGTCCTCAGGCTCTGTGCCAGCCCTGGGGTAGAGGCTTCATACACGTCATGAGCTCTGAAGGTGCATAAGAACTAGGGCATTGTACCCCCTTGGCAGAGAGGGGGCTGAGATACCCACAGGCCAGGGCTCGGAAGTGGCTGAGCGGAGGTTCAGACGAGAGTGTTCTGTGCCTGTCAGCCCTGATCTTGCTGAGCTGTCCCCCCGGGACCACTGACAGCCCGATTCTCTGCCCTCCCAGGGAAGCGACAGTGAGTACGAGGTCGACCCGAGCCCCCAGAAGGCCCACTCTTTTGTCAACCACTACATCAGTGACCCCACCTATTACAACTCCTGGAGGCGGCAGCAGAAGGGGATCTCGCGGGCCCAGCAGGCCTCCAGCTACACGGAGAGCGGTCCCGGCGAGCCAGACCCCACCGCCCTGCCCAGCGGCAGCAGCGCCCAGCAGGGCAGCCTCTTTCGGCCCAAGGCCAGTCGGACCCCAACGCCCCAAAACCCCCCGAACCCCCCGAGTCAGCAGAGCACCCTCTACCGTCCCCCCAGCAGCCTCGCCCCTGGCTCCCGGGCTCCTATAGCAGGATTCTCATCATTCGTTTGATGTCATCCTCGTTGtcggaagaggaagaagaaagaaaacacagcacCAAACTCCCCTTCCGCCCCTCCTCGCACCGCCtgccagaaaacagaaacaccaaGAAACCAAGTCAACTTTTCACCTCCTGAGTTTATTTTTCCAGAGATTCCAGGGCCAGCAAAGCCAGTGttgagaaagatggagaaaaaccaCAAGAGGACGTGTGTGGCTTCGAGATTGTGCGGTTTGCTGCTCCTTCGGGGGGCTGAGCAGAGTAGGGGGGCTGGCTGCGGTGGACACGAGTGGGTTGGGCccctggagagagagggagggagggagggagggaaggcaaagACTGGAGGGCTGTAAGGCGGGCGTGGCTCGGGGGGGTGCGGGTGAAGAAACTGCTGGACGTCCAGCCGGCCGCTCCCTTCCGGCATGTGCTGGAGCCCTGGGCCTGCTGCTGGCTGGTGCTGCGCCGGGATGGGCATCCCTGGGGGCAaagctcccctcccccctgcacccacgctcccaccccaccctgtgcagccctcctcctccccctccactaCCCCCTCCCTTGTTCGATGTCCCCACCAAGCATTTGGTTTATTTAGAAAAACGAACCCAGCTGAAGGATGAGAATTTGCCTAGCTAGCTCCTTGCCCCTAACTGACTTTTCTGTTGTGAACCCAAGGAAGAGGGCCCCTAGGGGTTGGGGAGACGTCCCCCCGCCACTGAACCCAGCCATCCCTTTCCTTGAATTCACTTTCCTGAGCACAGACTAGGAGAGGTGAACTTGGGGAACAGAGGTGGGGGCACTGGCCCGGCGTCACTGGGATAACTGGGCATAAGGCAGGAAGTCAGGACCGGAAGGAGGAAGCTTggacttttccctttcttccaatTCAGGTACCACCTGACCCCCTTCttaaagggagagggaaaagggaattACAGAGACGAGGAAATTCAGCTTCTGAAACGGGGGTGAGGCATCGCCATGGCAGACACACCCCTCTCCCTGGATAGGCaccttctcacacacacacacacacacacacacacacacacacacacacacacacacacacacacacatgcactggcAAGGAAAAGGGTCCAGAgattccccccgccccccccaacacacacccatGCACTGGCAAGGAAAAGGGTCCAGAGATCACCTGACCCCCTTCttaaagggagagggaaaagggaattACAGAGACGAGGAAATTCAGCTTCTGAAACGGGGGTGAGGCATCGCCATGGCAGACACACCCCTCTCCCTGGATAGGCaccttctcacacacacacacacacacacacacacacacacacacacacacacatgcactggcAAGGAAAAGGGTCCAGAgattccccccgccccccccaacacacacccatGCACTGGCAAGGAAAAGGGTCCAGAGATCGTCTCCAAGAGAAATCCCTTTGGGTCCTCCTAGCCAGCAGGACACTCATTTTCAGATCTGTGTCCCTCGTTCTCAACCCATAGCCCTCTGTGTCTAAGACCCCCGCCTCCTAAGCCAGGGGCCCAGGAGCCCAGAGGGGCGAACCAAGTCTCTGGTCCCGAGGCTGGATCTCCCAGCACCCGATTTACAAGTCAAAGACCATCCCAACCCCCCATTAATGTCTTCCAGACTCAGCTCAGCCTGCCAGAGCTCAGAGCGAGGAGGGGCCCCATCCAAACTGAACACAAGCTTCCAAGACGCGCAGCCAGGCTGGCCGGgtgcggggggcggcgggggggggtgcCGGTCAGATGGGACCAAGGGACAATTATAGCTTCTGGGAGACAGAGCTTTAAAAAGCTCCTTCTGGCGGCCTGCTTCTTCCCATCAACTCAGACCTCCTGGATGCAGGAGTTTAAGGAGGAGCCTTTCCAGCTAGTTCCCTGGATGCTCCCCCAGGGTCGGGGACGGGCCGCTGCCTCTGGGAGAGGGGATGGCCCGGCTGGGGCACATTTAGTGCATCTTGGGGCCCCTTAGTGGCGCAGGGCTCCCTGGAGGTGCCAAGCATGGGCACTGCTGCCCTGCCTGGGAGGAGGTGATGCCCCATTTTGAGGGGTGAGGAGAACAATGGAGGATTTGGGAAACAAGCCAAGGAAGGAGTGGGCCTATACCCCTCCCCACCGCCCCGAATCAGGTTCCTGGGGTGGAAGCAGGGCCAGGGGCCTGAGGAAAGGGCACACCCAGCTCTGGGCTCCCAGGCACCGGGACCCCCCACCC from Physeter macrocephalus isolate SW-GA unplaced genomic scaffold, ASM283717v5 random_1217, whole genome shotgun sequence harbors:
- the LOC114485484 gene encoding protein sidekick-2-like, which encodes GSDSEYEVDPSPQKAHSFVNHYISDPTYYNSWRRQQKGISRAQQASSYTESGPGEPDPTALPSGSSAQQGSLFRPKASRTPTPQNPPNPPSQQSTLYRPPSSLAPGSRAPIAGFSSFV